In Sulfolobales archaeon, one DNA window encodes the following:
- a CDS encoding hydroxymethylglutaryl-CoA synthase, translating to MKSGITGWGAYIPPYRVKASDIASLWGIDPYTPKAIWIEEKAVGGLDEDTITIGWRASKYAIQRAGISPSDIGAVFVGTESKPYSVKPSATVIGDALGIPASKLASDLEFACRAASEAIRISMSLVNTGVARYTLVIGADTAQASPGDVLELTASSGGVALIIGGVEDAAAVIEDAYSYITDTPDFWRRSLAPYPEHGEAFTGEPAYFDHIINAVKGLFSKGYKPADFDYAVFHQPNGKFPLQVGAKLGFQKEKILPGLVTPYIGNTYNGSALMGLAKVLEEAKPGSRILLAPFGSGAGADAYAIVVTEKAVEKRDKAPKVSDMISRKIYIDYGRYAKMREKILKYER from the coding sequence ATCAAATCAGGGATTACAGGCTGGGGAGCTTACATACCTCCATATAGAGTGAAAGCAAGTGACATAGCCTCGTTATGGGGTATAGATCCTTACACGCCGAAGGCTATATGGATTGAAGAGAAAGCCGTAGGAGGATTGGATGAGGATACAATCACTATAGGATGGAGAGCTTCTAAATACGCTATACAGAGAGCCGGGATCAGCCCTAGCGATATAGGAGCAGTATTCGTAGGAACAGAATCTAAACCATATTCCGTCAAGCCATCAGCAACAGTAATAGGAGACGCGCTAGGGATCCCAGCATCAAAACTCGCCTCGGATCTCGAATTCGCGTGTAGAGCTGCATCAGAAGCTATTAGAATCAGTATGTCCCTAGTAAACACAGGAGTTGCGAGATACACTCTAGTTATAGGCGCCGACACAGCTCAAGCTTCTCCAGGTGATGTTCTCGAGCTCACAGCTAGCAGTGGTGGTGTTGCTCTCATCATAGGAGGTGTTGAAGATGCTGCAGCAGTTATAGAAGATGCGTATTCTTATATTACAGACACTCCTGATTTCTGGAGAAGATCTCTTGCTCCCTATCCTGAGCATGGTGAAGCTTTCACTGGCGAGCCAGCCTACTTCGATCATATTATAAACGCTGTTAAAGGCTTGTTCTCTAAAGGTTATAAGCCTGCAGATTTTGACTACGCAGTATTCCATCAGCCTAATGGTAAGTTTCCTCTTCAGGTAGGAGCTAAGCTAGGATTCCAGAAAGAGAAGATCCTTCCAGGTCTGGTCACACCATATATAGGAAATACATATAATGGATCTGCTTTAATGGGTCTGGCTAAGGTTCTTGAGGAGGCTAAGCCCGGATCTAGAATTCTTCTAGCACCATTCGGCAGTGGCGCAGGTGCTGATGCCTATGCTATAGTAGTGACAGAGAAAGCTGTTGAGAAAAGAGATAAAGCTCCTAAGGTTTCCGACATGATCTCGAGGAAGATCTATATAGACTATGGTAGGTATGCTAAGATGAGAGAAAAGATCTTGAAATACGAGAGGTGA
- a CDS encoding TIGR00269 family protein yields the protein MVLCDICRTREASILQRHSGLKLCRECFLRDIEFRVVKEIKKYNMISERDRVLLALSGGKDSFVLLDILSRNHDPSKLGGVTIIEGIKGYNREEDLERLKILARERGVELNIVRVKDLAGYTVDELVIGSREKGLKISPCTFCGLYRRRGINTVARELGYDKVATAHNLDDEVQTLIINILRGDEIRIVSIHPMRRNPSDLFIPRVKPLRKIYEYETALYAFIRGYKPQEIECPYISHMPSLRARIREILYKLEEEKPGILLKMLEEFDELYTRRVMESHIRLDTCKICGEPTNPGRSICKSCELLIRSGFLENKRSISTTSILVKK from the coding sequence ATGGTATTATGCGATATATGTAGAACTCGTGAGGCATCGATACTTCAGAGACATAGTGGTTTGAAGCTCTGTAGAGAATGCTTTCTAAGAGATATAGAATTTAGAGTTGTGAAAGAGATTAAGAAGTATAACATGATCTCTGAGAGAGACAGAGTTTTGCTAGCTCTCTCAGGAGGTAAAGATAGTTTTGTCCTTCTAGATATTCTATCTAGAAATCATGATCCCTCGAAGTTGGGAGGAGTCACGATTATTGAAGGTATAAAAGGATATAATAGAGAAGAAGATCTAGAGAGATTAAAGATCTTAGCTAGAGAGAGAGGAGTTGAGCTGAATATTGTAAGAGTTAAAGATCTAGCAGGATATACCGTGGATGAGCTTGTAATAGGATCTAGAGAGAAAGGTTTGAAAATATCTCCATGCACCTTCTGCGGACTCTATAGAAGAAGAGGAATTAATACCGTAGCCAGAGAACTAGGATATGATAAGGTAGCCACAGCTCATAATCTCGATGACGAGGTTCAGACTCTCATCATTAATATTCTCAGAGGTGATGAGATCAGAATAGTATCTATTCATCCTATGAGGAGAAATCCCTCAGATCTCTTCATACCGAGAGTGAAACCCTTGAGAAAGATCTATGAGTATGAAACAGCATTATACGCTTTCATCAGAGGATACAAGCCTCAGGAGATTGAATGCCCGTATATATCTCACATGCCTTCATTAAGAGCTAGAATCAGAGAGATCTTATATAAACTCGAAGAAGAGAAACCTGGCATACTTCTTAAAATGCTGGAAGAATTCGATGAACTCTACACTAGAAGAGTTATGGAGTCTCATATTAGACTTGACACGTGCAAGATATGTGGAGAACCTACTAATCCTGGAAGGAGTATCTGTAAATCCTGCGAGCTTCTAATAAGATCAGGTTTTCTCGAGAATAAGAGAAGTATTTCAACTACTTCAATTCTTGTGAAGAAATAG
- a CDS encoding DUF2067 family protein, whose amino-acid sequence MKKSFVIKCENLCEELIDRMSEEGIEFSSVEVSGGVMRIIFSDDIINPEREIEEIRKIYSELRSRSRSGALREIELRRIQKAVEGPIIPSILCEILRIQGYKAEHGKDRIITDAPHEILIEVGVLVSMCIKNLKRRDLTSQAKELVIFACAYHRSDPDTCVRALIREGLLRDVGGVYHVGSHDLKEYMMKAMNISCEEFQEEHTEDLHNLESA is encoded by the coding sequence ATGAAGAAGAGTTTTGTGATCAAATGCGAGAATCTATGTGAAGAACTTATAGATAGAATGAGTGAGGAGGGTATCGAATTCAGCTCTGTAGAGGTCTCAGGAGGAGTGATGAGAATCATATTCTCAGATGATATAATAAATCCTGAGAGAGAGATTGAAGAAATTAGAAAGATATACTCTGAACTTAGATCTCGATCTCGTTCTGGAGCATTGAGAGAGATAGAGCTGAGAAGAATTCAGAAAGCTGTAGAAGGACCTATAATACCATCGATTCTCTGTGAGATATTAAGGATCCAGGGTTACAAGGCTGAGCATGGTAAAGATAGAATTATCACAGACGCTCCCCACGAGATTCTGATAGAGGTGGGAGTGCTGGTTAGTATGTGTATAAAGAATCTGAAGAGAAGAGATCTAACATCTCAAGCTAAGGAGCTTGTGATTTTTGCATGCGCCTACCATAGATCGGATCCTGATACATGTGTTAGAGCTCTCATAAGAGAAGGTCTACTCAGAGATGTGGGAGGTGTGTATCATGTGGGATCTCATGATCTCAAGGAATACATGATGAAAGCAATGAATATATCATGTGAGGAATTTCAAGAAGAGCATACAGAAGATCTACATAATCTAGAGTCAGCATAG
- a CDS encoding GNAT family N-acetyltransferase: MSSEENLEVRYTSEVIYVKFSDGSKAYLTYKIDNGKMILESTYTPPQHRGKGVAKKLVDKAIEIAREKGLEIIPICSYSVYYFMKYKDVRGILAEPYKSYSEDDFKRYYEERLKAEKEKE, translated from the coding sequence ATGTCTAGCGAAGAAAATCTGGAGGTTAGATACACCTCAGAAGTTATATATGTAAAGTTTTCAGATGGTTCAAAAGCCTATCTAACTTATAAAATAGATAATGGTAAAATGATCCTTGAGTCAACCTATACACCTCCTCAACATAGAGGGAAAGGTGTTGCTAAGAAGCTAGTTGATAAAGCTATTGAGATCGCTAGAGAGAAAGGATTAGAGATAATACCTATATGCTCTTACTCAGTATATTATTTCATGAAGTATAAAGATGTCAGAGGTATTCTTGCAGAACCCTATAAAAGCTATAGTGAAGATGATTTTAAGAGATATTATGAGGAGAGATTAAAAGCTGAGAAAGAGAAGGAATAA
- the moaA gene encoding GTP 3',8-cyclase MoaA, with the protein MKRVDRMIIDRFGRPLESLRITVTHKCNFSCFFCHMEGESLESSVELSYEDIGIVVEAFSRLGVRRYKITGGEPTLRRDILHIVREVKTRGRAEDLSMTTNGFRLEELAFRLREEGLSRINISIHSLKRDTFRMITGVDGLERVLKGLEAAKKAGFKQIKINTVLLRGVNEGEILDLIELVRGDDRMVLQIIELHPVGMGAGVFNKHFLSMDYVEKLLSENISHLRIRRDLHNRPVYYLREGGAIELVRPVSNPIFCAGCNRLRLTADGFLKPCLLKNRDNVDLKPVLFDESLSREEKINKIIELIYLANQFREPSAFWALNRDLDFVAERFKISGDLRDRIRIHIPKRYYSYNDSSY; encoded by the coding sequence TTGAAAAGAGTAGATAGAATGATCATAGATAGATTTGGAAGACCTCTTGAATCTCTTAGAATAACTGTGACTCATAAATGTAATTTTAGCTGCTTCTTCTGCCACATGGAGGGCGAGTCTCTGGAGAGTAGCGTAGAGTTATCCTACGAAGATATTGGAATAGTTGTTGAGGCTTTTTCAAGACTTGGTGTTAGGAGGTATAAGATCACTGGTGGAGAACCTACTCTGAGGAGGGATATACTGCATATTGTGAGAGAGGTCAAGACTCGTGGAAGAGCTGAGGATCTTTCTATGACAACTAATGGCTTTAGACTTGAAGAGCTTGCATTCAGACTCAGAGAAGAAGGTCTTAGCAGGATTAATATAAGTATTCATTCTCTAAAGAGAGATACCTTCAGGATGATCACGGGTGTTGATGGTCTGGAAAGAGTTTTAAAAGGACTTGAAGCGGCGAAGAAGGCTGGTTTCAAGCAGATCAAGATAAACACTGTTCTTCTCAGAGGTGTTAACGAGGGTGAGATACTAGATCTTATAGAGCTTGTAAGAGGTGATGATAGAATGGTTCTACAGATAATAGAGCTTCATCCCGTTGGAATGGGTGCTGGAGTCTTCAATAAGCATTTCCTATCAATGGATTATGTTGAAAAACTTCTGTCAGAGAATATATCACATCTGAGGATTAGAAGAGATCTTCATAATAGACCGGTGTACTATCTCAGAGAAGGAGGAGCTATAGAACTTGTCAGACCCGTTAGCAATCCTATATTCTGTGCAGGATGCAACAGGCTTAGACTTACTGCAGATGGTTTTCTTAAGCCCTGTCTTCTTAAGAACCGAGATAATGTGGATCTGAAGCCTGTGTTATTCGATGAAAGTCTTAGTAGAGAGGAGAAGATCAACAAGATTATAGAGCTTATATATCTTGCGAATCAGTTTAGAGAACCTTCGGCATTCTGGGCTTTAAATAGAGATCTAGATTTTGTGGCGGAGAGATTCAAGATCTCGGGAGATCTGAGAGATAGGATCAGGATTCATATACCTAAGAGATACTACTCATATAATGATAGCTCTTATTAG
- the hmgA gene encoding hydroxymethylglutaryl-CoA reductase (NADPH) translates to MEKISNEIHEKLEKGEIRFSEIDDIVRSKNLGTLIRRRYIEKKYGVSLPSIGHNILDFEEIIGRNIENAIGAVQIPLGVAGPLKINGENAIGEYYIPMATTEGALVASVSRGAKAITLSGGAHSIVLRDGMTRAPLFKLPSASKAREFIAWVRENFNEIKKIAESTTKHGKLQSIEPFIIGNNVWLRFRFTTGDAMGMNMVTIATDVACRFIEQSFPEADLIALSGNMCTDKKPTYINTLLGRGKTVISEAVIRSDVVEKILKTDVRSMIEVNLRKNMLGTSLAGGIGQNAHAANIIAAVFIATGQDVAQVVESSITYTWMEERENGDLYVSVTLPSLEVGTVGGGTWLPTQREALSILGVAGPGNPPGSNAVKFAEIIAAAVLAGEVNLIAAIAAGHLARAHEKLGRKKS, encoded by the coding sequence ATAGAAAAGATCTCTAATGAGATTCATGAAAAACTTGAGAAAGGAGAGATTAGATTCAGCGAAATCGATGATATTGTTAGAAGCAAGAATCTAGGAACTCTAATCAGGAGGAGATATATTGAGAAGAAGTATGGAGTATCTCTTCCAAGCATAGGACATAACATCCTAGATTTCGAAGAGATCATAGGAAGAAATATTGAGAATGCTATTGGAGCAGTTCAAATACCTCTAGGAGTTGCAGGACCTCTCAAGATCAATGGTGAGAATGCTATTGGAGAATACTATATACCTATGGCAACAACTGAGGGAGCTCTTGTAGCTAGTGTATCGAGAGGAGCTAAGGCTATAACCTTAAGCGGTGGTGCTCATTCTATTGTTCTAAGAGATGGAATGACCAGAGCTCCTCTCTTTAAGCTTCCTAGCGCGAGTAAAGCTAGAGAATTCATAGCTTGGGTTAGAGAGAATTTTAACGAGATTAAGAAGATTGCTGAAAGCACTACAAAACATGGGAAACTTCAATCTATAGAACCTTTCATTATCGGGAATAATGTGTGGCTTAGATTCAGATTTACAACGGGAGATGCTATGGGTATGAATATGGTCACTATAGCAACTGATGTAGCTTGTAGATTTATAGAACAGAGTTTTCCGGAAGCAGATCTGATTGCTCTCAGTGGTAATATGTGTACTGATAAGAAGCCTACATACATAAACACTCTCCTGGGTAGGGGTAAGACTGTTATCTCAGAAGCTGTTATAAGATCTGATGTGGTTGAAAAGATTCTCAAGACAGATGTCAGATCAATGATAGAGGTAAATCTGAGGAAGAACATGCTAGGAACCTCTCTAGCAGGAGGGATCGGGCAGAACGCTCATGCAGCTAATATTATAGCAGCAGTATTCATAGCCACAGGACAAGATGTGGCTCAGGTTGTTGAGAGCAGCATAACATATACATGGATGGAGGAGAGAGAAAACGGAGATCTATATGTCTCAGTAACGCTTCCAAGTCTGGAGGTGGGAACCGTGGGAGGAGGAACATGGCTTCCTACTCAGAGAGAGGCTCTAAGCATTCTAGGAGTAGCAGGTCCTGGAAATCCTCCGGGTTCTAATGCAGTGAAATTTGCCGAGATAATAGCTGCAGCAGTACTAGCTGGAGAAGTGAATCTGATTGCAGCAATAGCAGCAGGACACCTAGCTAGAGCTCATGAAAAGCTTGGTAGAAAGAAGAGTTAG
- the sfsA gene encoding DNA/RNA nuclease SfsA — protein MKEDLLIMKIESLIDGVIIRRVNRFIVEISRNRESILAHNTNTGRLLDFIRPGRRALLKMINGEKIKYRLIAIEDLEGSFSIVDTLTQGIVFEELVRRGFIYYLRGCRISRRNPRAIDSVLDYQIECDNNTIYVETKSAVFRGPEGEAMYPDAPTKRGERHVKTLIELKDKGFDTALIFIAAMKNVKCFKPFEEVDPLLSNLIYQALKKNVLVKSLSIYMREDGSIYLENPDIPLCTNWIESMRRREFEEI, from the coding sequence TTGAAAGAAGATCTTTTGATAATGAAGATCGAGAGTCTAATAGATGGAGTTATAATCAGGAGAGTGAATAGATTCATAGTAGAAATCAGTAGAAATAGAGAGAGTATTCTCGCACACAATACTAATACAGGAAGACTTCTCGACTTCATAAGACCTGGCAGAAGAGCTCTACTTAAGATGATTAATGGTGAGAAAATCAAGTACAGACTTATAGCTATAGAAGATCTGGAAGGTTCATTTAGTATAGTAGATACCCTCACCCAAGGAATAGTATTTGAAGAACTTGTGAGAAGAGGATTCATATATTATTTAAGAGGGTGTAGGATCTCTAGGAGGAATCCTAGAGCTATAGATAGTGTTTTAGACTACCAGATAGAGTGTGACAATAATACGATCTATGTAGAGACTAAAAGCGCTGTTTTTAGAGGTCCTGAAGGTGAGGCTATGTACCCTGATGCTCCTACTAAGAGAGGTGAGAGACATGTGAAAACTCTAATAGAGCTTAAGGATAAAGGATTTGACACAGCTCTTATTTTTATAGCTGCTATGAAAAACGTAAAATGTTTCAAACCTTTCGAAGAAGTAGATCCTCTTCTAAGCAATCTAATATATCAGGCTTTGAAGAAGAATGTTCTAGTGAAAAGCCTCTCAATATATATGAGAGAAGATGGATCTATATATCTCGAGAACCCAGATATACCTCTATGCACGAATTGGATCGAGAGTATGAGAAGAAGAGAATTTGAAGAAATCTAG
- a CDS encoding tryptophan--tRNA ligase, protein MADEGERVEEFKVTPWEVKGRVDYRRLIEIFGTQPITEDLIERLKKVSNEELHLFLRRGVFFSHRDFDKVLDDIESGKGFFLYTGRGPSGPMHIGHLIPFIMTQWLQKIFRVNVYIMITDDEKFLHEESMELNDVRRWAYENILDIIAVGFDPERTFIFQDTEYIRNMYPMALKIAKKINFNLARSVFGFDTSTNVGLLFYPALQIVPTFFEKRRCLIPAAIDQDPYWRIQRDLAERMGYYKAAAIHSKFLPPLTGFEGKMSSSKPETAIYLHDDPKTVRYKIMRYAFSGGQPTIELHRKLGGNPDIDVSFQWLYMYFENDDREIRRIEEEYRSGRLLTGELKEILVERINEFLEKHREKREKARELVHVFKYEGRLAREMWERVLE, encoded by the coding sequence GTGGCTGATGAGGGGGAGAGAGTAGAGGAGTTCAAGGTAACACCTTGGGAGGTTAAAGGTAGAGTAGATTATAGGAGGCTTATAGAGATCTTTGGTACACAGCCTATCACAGAAGATCTAATAGAAAGGCTGAAGAAGGTATCTAATGAGGAGCTCCACCTATTTCTCAGAAGAGGTGTTTTCTTCTCTCACAGAGACTTCGATAAAGTTCTTGATGATATCGAGAGTGGTAAAGGCTTCTTTCTATACACAGGGAGAGGTCCTTCAGGTCCTATGCATATAGGGCATCTAATACCATTTATAATGACGCAATGGCTTCAGAAGATCTTCAGAGTTAATGTGTATATAATGATAACAGATGACGAGAAGTTTCTTCATGAGGAGAGTATGGAGCTTAATGACGTTAGGAGATGGGCTTATGAGAATATTCTTGACATAATAGCGGTAGGGTTTGATCCTGAGAGGACTTTTATCTTCCAAGACACGGAGTATATCAGAAACATGTATCCAATGGCTCTCAAGATAGCTAAGAAGATAAACTTTAACCTGGCGAGATCGGTATTCGGTTTTGATACAAGTACCAATGTAGGACTTCTATTCTACCCTGCACTACAGATAGTGCCAACATTCTTTGAGAAGAGAAGATGTCTGATACCTGCTGCAATAGATCAGGATCCTTACTGGAGAATCCAGAGAGATCTAGCGGAGAGAATGGGGTACTATAAAGCAGCTGCAATACACTCTAAATTCCTTCCTCCACTCACAGGTTTCGAAGGTAAGATGAGTTCTTCTAAACCCGAGACAGCTATATATCTTCATGATGATCCTAAGACTGTTAGATATAAGATCATGAGATACGCATTCTCAGGAGGACAGCCTACTATAGAACTTCACAGAAAACTAGGAGGTAATCCTGATATAGATGTGTCATTTCAATGGCTTTACATGTATTTCGAGAATGATGATAGGGAGATAAGAAGAATAGAAGAAGAATATAGATCCGGTAGACTTCTAACAGGTGAACTGAAGGAGATTCTGGTGGAGAGGATAAATGAATTTCTAGAGAAGCATAGAGAGAAGAGGGAGAAAGCTAGAGAACTAGTTCACGTGTTCAAATACGAGGGCAGGCTAGCTAGAGAGATGTGGGAGAGGGTGTTAGAGTAG
- a CDS encoding exosome complex RNA-binding protein Csl4, producing the protein MEENIIRKDLVAPGSVIGVIEEFMPGENIYERDGYLISSIVGSLIIDMKSRIAYVKPSKEIKRITQGSFVYAIVTSTRGEIAMSRILGFSLVNPIRNNLTGILHVSQIPSEIKTRFIEDLIRVGDVIYAKIISKNQPYFLSLRSQKTSIVVSLCPRCGSFMGRFREKLECPRCGYSEIRKPIGSYLYKLSELKKEML; encoded by the coding sequence TTGGAGGAAAATATTATCAGAAAAGATCTCGTAGCTCCTGGAAGTGTGATAGGTGTGATAGAAGAATTCATGCCGGGCGAGAATATATATGAGAGAGATGGTTATCTCATATCTAGCATTGTAGGTAGTCTGATCATAGACATGAAGAGTAGGATAGCATATGTGAAACCTTCTAAAGAGATTAAAAGGATCACCCAGGGATCCTTTGTATATGCTATAGTAACATCAACTAGAGGAGAGATAGCAATGAGCAGAATACTTGGATTCAGTTTAGTGAATCCTATCAGGAATAATCTTACAGGAATTCTTCACGTGTCTCAGATACCTAGCGAGATTAAAACTAGATTCATTGAAGATCTCATAAGAGTAGGCGATGTGATCTACGCTAAGATTATCTCGAAGAACCAACCTTATTTTCTTTCATTGAGAAGTCAGAAAACCAGCATAGTAGTATCTCTATGTCCTAGATGCGGTTCTTTCATGGGAAGATTCAGGGAGAAGCTAGAATGCCCTCGATGTGGTTATAGTGAGATTAGAAAACCTATTGGAAGTTATCTATATAAGCTGTCTGAACTGAAGAAGGAGATGCTATGA
- a CDS encoding Zn-ribbon domain-containing OB-fold protein, protein MLRRSPAKIWRSRDILYRLKYATCKSCGKAFYPPRARCVYCGSQDVEYRYSSGRGVVKEYTILYQTPSGFGDLSPLIIGLVELEEGFSMLAQIVDVEPDKITPGMRVEAVLRRLVVDGSTGLIYYGIKFAPAEGMR, encoded by the coding sequence ATGCTCAGGAGATCTCCTGCTAAGATCTGGAGAAGTAGAGATATCCTCTACAGACTTAAGTATGCCACGTGCAAGTCTTGCGGGAAGGCTTTCTATCCTCCACGAGCTAGATGCGTGTATTGCGGATCTCAGGATGTGGAGTATAGATATTCTAGTGGTAGAGGTGTTGTTAAAGAGTACACGATACTATATCAAACTCCCTCAGGATTTGGAGATCTTTCTCCTCTGATCATAGGCTTAGTAGAGTTGGAAGAAGGGTTCAGCATGCTAGCTCAGATAGTTGATGTAGAACCAGATAAGATAACTCCTGGAATGCGTGTTGAAGCAGTTCTAAGAAGACTTGTAGTAGACGGATCTACAGGATTGATCTATTATGGTATAAAATTCGCACCTGCAGAGGGTATGAGATAA
- a CDS encoding thiolase family protein: MKSFIAASGVIKIDRYYEKNLKTLAREALESIEKSYAEDLVPDTLIISSMTPELVDYQSSIADLIADHLGLRKIRVYRVEAGEASGLAAVQLAYSLTTSKASKRVLVIGVDKGSEMSVSRMAGVYGSIKDSEYMQLQGITPLAEAAILAKLYMKKYNYSYEDLFIWPYTMHQNSLETSHAQLRFRISPDSYKDSPVLAEPLRLLDSYPLGDGAAALYIVSEDAIERSSDAIVSIEGFGGSVDSKDIASREDPLLFRSVRESWEEALSMAGIERRKIKYIEIHDNYTPNAFIILESMGLAERGEAPERLENSSIEGVHVNLSGGLKARGNPWGATGIYQIHEVFQALLGSFKSSILGEIEYGAVHNMNGTGDSSYVIILKRVR; the protein is encoded by the coding sequence ATGAAAAGCTTCATAGCAGCCTCAGGAGTTATAAAGATCGATAGATATTATGAGAAGAATCTCAAGACATTAGCTAGAGAAGCTCTTGAATCTATTGAGAAAAGCTATGCAGAAGATCTGGTTCCGGATACTCTCATCATATCTTCAATGACCCCGGAACTTGTAGATTATCAGAGTTCTATAGCTGATCTAATAGCAGATCATCTTGGACTCAGAAAGATCAGAGTCTACAGAGTTGAAGCAGGAGAAGCTTCAGGTCTTGCAGCAGTGCAACTAGCATACTCTCTCACAACTTCTAAAGCTAGTAAAAGAGTTCTCGTCATAGGAGTTGACAAAGGATCTGAAATGTCTGTGTCTAGAATGGCTGGTGTCTATGGTTCTATAAAGGATTCAGAGTATATGCAGCTTCAAGGAATCACACCACTAGCTGAAGCTGCTATACTTGCTAAGCTTTATATGAAGAAGTATAACTACTCTTATGAGGATCTATTTATATGGCCTTATACAATGCATCAAAACTCGCTCGAGACATCGCATGCACAGCTTAGATTCAGGATTTCTCCTGATAGCTACAAGGATTCGCCAGTACTAGCCGAGCCTTTGAGATTGCTAGATTCATATCCTCTGGGAGACGGTGCTGCAGCTTTATACATAGTTTCCGAGGATGCTATAGAGAGATCTTCTGATGCCATAGTTTCTATAGAAGGTTTTGGAGGTTCTGTAGATTCTAAAGACATCGCATCAAGAGAAGATCCTCTCTTATTTAGATCTGTTAGAGAAAGCTGGGAGGAAGCTCTATCAATGGCTGGAATTGAGAGAAGAAAGATCAAATATATAGAGATACATGACAACTACACTCCAAACGCCTTCATAATATTAGAATCCATGGGATTAGCTGAGAGAGGTGAAGCTCCTGAGAGATTAGAAAACTCATCAATTGAAGGAGTACACGTCAATCTAAGTGGAGGTCTTAAAGCTAGAGGGAATCCATGGGGTGCTACCGGGATATATCAGATCCATGAGGTCTTCCAAGCACTACTAGGATCTTTTAAGAGCTCTATTCTAGGAGAGATAGAATATGGAGCGGTGCATAATATGAATGGAACAGGAGATTCAAGTTATGTCATTATATTGAAGAGGGTGAGATAA
- a CDS encoding thiamine-phosphate synthase family protein translates to MIIPQTIVSRVIETPVKAILARKLSEKGFSQPRIARILGVSQPTVNMYLRDPEYSEESILRRISKIGIDEREIVSLVDEVLELIISGDIIGGLRRITLYGNSLLADLKLCKYHRRIDPEIPESCNICSEMFRPHEDLEMIFELERFIQIISRFHGIHNLIPEVGMNIAYARRDARDLNDIIAYPGRIIKVNEAIIAVGKPSWGASRHLGSILLKIRVERPELRALASVRVHECLDRWMKNSDISLEISDDRDNIRESDIIERVSRAFTSSSKIYIVEDPGGRGFEPIVYIAGENPLRIALILEKILKTC, encoded by the coding sequence ATGATAATACCTCAAACCATAGTTAGCAGGGTTATCGAGACACCTGTCAAAGCTATTCTAGCAAGAAAACTCTCTGAGAAGGGTTTTTCTCAGCCTAGGATTGCCAGGATTCTAGGAGTCTCTCAACCTACTGTAAATATGTATCTCAGAGATCCTGAGTATTCTGAGGAGAGTATTCTTAGAAGAATCAGTAAAATAGGTATTGATGAGAGAGAGATAGTAAGTCTAGTAGATGAGGTTCTAGAGCTTATAATCTCCGGAGATATTATAGGAGGGCTTAGAAGGATCACCTTGTATGGAAACAGTCTTCTAGCAGATCTAAAGCTGTGTAAATATCATAGAAGAATAGATCCTGAGATTCCCGAGAGCTGTAACATATGTTCAGAAATGTTCAGACCTCACGAAGATCTTGAGATGATATTCGAGTTAGAGAGATTCATACAGATCATATCAAGATTCCATGGTATTCATAATCTCATACCCGAGGTAGGTATGAACATAGCGTATGCGAGAAGAGATGCAAGAGATCTTAATGATATAATAGCTTATCCAGGTAGAATTATAAAGGTTAATGAAGCTATAATAGCTGTAGGAAAACCTAGCTGGGGTGCTAGCAGGCATTTAGGAAGTATCCTACTAAAGATCCGTGTTGAAAGACCTGAACTTAGAGCTCTTGCATCTGTAAGAGTTCATGAATGTCTTGATCGATGGATGAAGAACAGTGATATATCGCTTGAGATCTCTGATGATAGAGATAATATTAGGGAGAGTGATATCATAGAGAGAGTATCTAGAGCTTTCACGAGCAGCAGTAAGATATATATAGTAGAAGACCCTGGAGGGAGAGGTTTCGAACCCATAGTATATATAGCAGGTGAAAATCCTCTTAGAATAGCCTTGATTCTAGAGAAGATTCTTAAAACATGTTAA